The Candidatus Tanganyikabacteria bacterium genome window below encodes:
- a CDS encoding bifunctional riboflavin kinase/FAD synthetase encodes MKTLFFRFPLADEEAPAGKIVLALGVFDGVHLGHQAVIGRAVAVARELGLPAAVLTFVEHPRSVLRPDQPVPLLTTWREKRERLALLGVDRVIGAHFTPALAQLEAAEFVQSVLVGRLEAAHVVVGYNFRFGRGALGNPALLAELAGPCGYGFEVVEPQSAEGVPISSSEIRRQLATGGLETANRLLGYPYMLSGMVVAGDQRGQRIGFPTANLHVDERKLLPSFGVYAGFAAWAGERRPCVANLGIRPTFDPPQLKVEAHILDYSGDLYGQTMTLSLERHLRPERAFPSVEALVAQIRADVREARGAYLAEKGAT; translated from the coding sequence TTGAAAACACTATTTTTCCGGTTCCCGCTGGCTGACGAAGAGGCGCCCGCGGGGAAGATCGTGCTGGCCCTCGGAGTGTTCGACGGCGTCCACCTTGGCCACCAGGCCGTCATCGGCCGCGCCGTGGCAGTGGCCCGCGAGCTTGGGCTGCCGGCGGCGGTCCTGACGTTCGTGGAGCACCCGCGGTCGGTCCTGCGGCCCGATCAGCCCGTGCCGCTGCTCACCACCTGGCGCGAGAAGCGCGAGCGGCTGGCGTTGCTGGGAGTGGATCGCGTGATCGGCGCGCATTTCACGCCCGCCCTGGCGCAACTCGAGGCCGCGGAGTTCGTCCAGAGCGTGCTGGTGGGTCGCCTCGAGGCGGCGCACGTGGTCGTCGGCTACAACTTCCGCTTCGGGCGAGGCGCGCTGGGGAATCCGGCCCTCCTGGCGGAGCTGGCCGGGCCATGCGGTTATGGTTTCGAGGTGGTCGAGCCGCAGAGCGCCGAGGGCGTGCCGATCTCGAGTTCCGAGATTCGCCGGCAGCTTGCGACGGGCGGCCTCGAGACCGCCAATCGGCTGCTCGGGTACCCCTACATGCTCAGCGGGATGGTCGTCGCGGGAGATCAGCGCGGGCAGCGCATCGGCTTCCCCACGGCCAACCTGCACGTCGACGAGCGCAAGTTGCTCCCGAGCTTCGGCGTGTACGCCGGGTTCGCCGCCTGGGCCGGCGAGCGGCGCCCCTGCGTCGCGAACCTGGGCATCCGCCCGACCTTCGATCCCCCGCAGCTCAAGGTCGAAGCGCATATTCTCGACTACAGCGGGGACCTGTACGGCCAGACCATGACGCTCTCGCTGGAGCGCCACCTGCGCCCCGAACGGGCATTCCCATCCGTGGAAGCGCTGGTCGCGCAGATCCGGGCTGATGTCCGGGAGGCCCGGGGCGCGTACCTGGCGGAGAAGGGGGCCACATGA